One stretch of Halobaculum marinum DNA includes these proteins:
- a CDS encoding segregation and condensation protein A — translation MIEAPGDVDQTRPDEADTDDDEVEPVELLVNLAEEGEIDPWDIDVVEVTDAFLERLDEADLRTGGRALFYASVLLRMKSDDMLAADDDDPEDDLEPWEAAFERGPMTDDAPIDDGFDPINALEDEMDRRLERKNTRGSPETLDELVRELREAERGSWWKESRKYDTSESPRGFSRGTQTLEYHDAGALRREGEPGEDDVTGTTHEEDIEAVIDDVRGELRPQYERGRTEVLFREISSVGSTAVMTYLALLFLAHRGEITLEQDDLFGDLWVRDAGVAAAGDEAIAD, via the coding sequence ATGATTGAGGCGCCCGGCGACGTCGACCAGACGCGCCCCGACGAGGCCGACACCGACGACGACGAGGTGGAGCCGGTCGAGTTGCTCGTGAACCTCGCCGAGGAGGGTGAGATCGATCCGTGGGACATCGACGTGGTCGAGGTGACCGACGCGTTCCTCGAGCGCCTCGACGAGGCCGACCTCCGGACGGGCGGGCGGGCGCTGTTCTACGCGAGCGTCCTCCTCCGGATGAAGTCCGACGACATGCTCGCCGCGGACGACGACGACCCCGAAGACGACCTCGAACCGTGGGAGGCGGCGTTCGAGCGCGGCCCGATGACCGACGACGCCCCCATCGACGACGGCTTCGACCCGATCAACGCGCTCGAAGACGAGATGGACCGCCGCCTGGAGCGCAAGAACACCCGCGGGTCCCCCGAGACGCTCGACGAGTTGGTCCGCGAACTCCGGGAGGCCGAGCGGGGGTCGTGGTGGAAGGAGTCGCGCAAGTACGACACCAGCGAGTCGCCACGGGGGTTCTCCCGCGGGACGCAGACGCTGGAGTACCACGACGCCGGCGCACTGCGCCGCGAGGGTGAGCCCGGCGAAGACGACGTGACGGGGACGACCCACGAGGAGGACATCGAGGCCGTCATCGACGACGTGCGGGGAGAACTGCGCCCGCAGTACGAGCGCGGGCGGACGGAGGTGCTGTTCCGCGAGATATCGAGCGTCGGGAGTACGGCGGTGATGACGTACCTCGCGCTCCTGTTCTTGGCACACCGCGGCGAGATCACGCTTGAACAGGACGACCTGTTCGGCGACCTCTGGGTGCGCGACGCTGGCGTCGCCGCCGCGGGCGACGAAGCGATTGCCGACTGA
- the smc gene encoding chromosome segregation protein SMC, whose translation MHIKELVLDNFKSFGRPTRIPFYEDFTVITGPNGSGKSNIIDGVLFALGLARTRGIRAEKLTDLIYNPGYEDDEGPSGAREASVEVVLDNSDGKLDRSQVVSAAGSEDVGDAEEITIKRRVKETDENYYSYYYLNGRSVNLSDIQDLLAQAGVTPEGYNVVMQGDVTDIINMTPHERRGIIDEIAGVAEFDAKKEDAFGELETVEERIDEADLRIEEKEERLDQLADERETALQYQDLRDEKEEYEGYLKAAELEEKRADLESTRTSMASREEKVEELRDELDERQARVDDLEADLDEINREIERKGEDEQIAIKAEIEEIKGDVSRLEGKIENQEERLQEAENERRDAFVAIDKKGEEIDGLESQIRETKVEKANLKSSLTTKRSELAEVQAEIDSVDTEFDELKADLADKKETLEELKAEKNELQREKDRLLDDARRRSNEIGDVEDELQETRNAIPDLKQRVSNLHSELDKAEKNKASIDGIIEDLRSEKADYQEELDTVEEDIRAKQQEYSQLEARAGSSGDTSWPRAVTTIKNAGFGGVHGPVGELASVPGEYAKACETAAGGRLANVVVDDDGVGSDCIDYLKQRNAGRATFLPITKMDDRRLPSLPNDPGVVDFARNIVDYDSQYEPIFSYVLGATLVVEDMETARHLMGNYRMVTLDGDLVEKSGAMTGGSGGGSRYSFSKSGKGKLERVAEAIHDLEDERQRLKSEIASVDSDLEDARSRASDAAEKVRDIESDIERAEEKVATKEARIDELEDRLDEIQAEREAVDEEMTALDEEIAEADDEIETVEGDIAELESELADSKIPELSAKADDIRADIDDLEDRMDDLDGDLNQLQLEKQYADDAIDDLHDTVEEAQAKKADAEEQIAEFEEAIAGKEATLEEKREAIADLEDELADLKEEREEVKEAYREAKSERDDQENAVERVVSKLESLRETAERLEWEIDSLEEQVGSYDPAEIPDHDTVESEITRLESEMEALEPVNMLAIDEYDDVADDLADLQERRDVLVEEREAIEERIDQFESQKKATFMDAFDAINEQFTDIFQRLSAGSGELVLEDPEDPFEGGLTMKAQPADKPVQRLDAMSGGEKSLTALAFIFAIQRHNPAPFYALDEVDAFLDAVNAERVGEMVHDLAGDAQFVVVSHRSALLERSERAIGVTMQSDNVSAVTGIQLGEDGEPVPEASADD comes from the coding sequence ATGCACATCAAGGAACTCGTCCTGGACAACTTCAAGAGCTTCGGGCGGCCGACGCGGATCCCCTTCTACGAGGACTTCACGGTCATCACGGGGCCGAACGGGTCGGGCAAGTCGAACATCATCGACGGGGTGTTGTTCGCGCTCGGACTCGCGCGCACGCGCGGCATTCGCGCCGAGAAACTGACCGACCTCATCTACAACCCCGGCTACGAGGACGACGAGGGTCCCTCTGGCGCTCGCGAGGCGAGCGTCGAGGTCGTCCTGGACAACTCGGACGGGAAACTCGACCGCTCGCAGGTCGTCAGCGCCGCCGGCAGCGAGGACGTCGGCGACGCCGAGGAGATCACGATCAAGCGCCGGGTGAAAGAGACCGACGAGAACTACTACTCGTACTACTACCTGAACGGTCGCTCGGTCAACCTCTCGGACATCCAGGACCTGCTCGCGCAAGCCGGCGTCACGCCGGAGGGGTACAACGTCGTCATGCAGGGCGACGTGACGGACATCATCAACATGACCCCCCACGAGCGTCGGGGGATCATCGACGAAATCGCGGGCGTCGCCGAGTTCGACGCCAAGAAGGAGGACGCCTTCGGAGAACTGGAGACCGTCGAGGAGCGCATCGACGAGGCCGACCTCCGGATCGAGGAGAAGGAAGAGCGCCTCGACCAACTCGCCGACGAGCGCGAGACCGCCCTCCAGTACCAGGACCTGCGCGACGAGAAGGAAGAGTACGAGGGGTACCTGAAGGCCGCCGAGTTAGAGGAGAAACGAGCCGACCTCGAGTCCACCAGAACCTCGATGGCGTCTCGCGAAGAGAAGGTCGAGGAACTCCGCGACGAACTCGACGAGCGACAGGCGCGCGTCGACGACCTCGAAGCGGACCTCGACGAGATCAATCGCGAGATCGAACGCAAGGGCGAGGACGAGCAGATCGCGATCAAAGCCGAGATCGAAGAGATCAAAGGCGACGTGTCGCGTCTGGAGGGGAAGATCGAGAACCAGGAGGAGCGCCTCCAGGAGGCCGAGAACGAGCGCCGCGACGCGTTCGTCGCCATCGACAAGAAGGGCGAAGAGATCGACGGCCTGGAGTCGCAGATCCGCGAGACGAAAGTCGAGAAGGCGAACCTGAAGTCGTCGCTGACGACGAAGCGCTCGGAGTTGGCGGAGGTGCAAGCGGAGATCGACTCCGTCGACACCGAGTTCGACGAACTGAAAGCCGACCTCGCAGACAAGAAGGAGACGCTCGAGGAGCTGAAGGCGGAGAAGAACGAACTCCAGCGCGAGAAGGACCGCCTGCTCGACGACGCGCGGCGCCGCTCGAACGAGATCGGCGACGTCGAAGACGAGTTGCAGGAGACGCGCAACGCGATCCCCGACCTCAAACAGCGCGTCTCGAACCTCCACTCGGAACTGGACAAAGCCGAGAAGAACAAAGCGAGCATCGACGGCATCATCGAGGACCTCCGGAGCGAGAAGGCCGACTACCAGGAGGAACTCGACACCGTCGAAGAGGACATCCGCGCGAAACAGCAGGAGTACTCGCAGTTGGAGGCGCGTGCCGGGTCCTCCGGCGACACGTCGTGGCCGCGGGCGGTGACGACGATCAAGAACGCCGGCTTCGGCGGCGTCCACGGCCCGGTCGGCGAGTTGGCGTCGGTGCCCGGCGAGTACGCGAAGGCGTGTGAGACCGCCGCGGGTGGTCGCCTCGCGAACGTCGTCGTCGACGACGACGGCGTCGGTTCCGACTGCATCGACTACCTGAAGCAGCGCAACGCGGGGCGCGCGACGTTCCTGCCGATCACGAAGATGGACGACCGGCGGCTGCCGTCGCTGCCGAACGACCCCGGCGTCGTCGACTTCGCGCGCAACATCGTCGACTACGACAGCCAGTACGAGCCTATCTTCTCGTACGTGCTCGGCGCGACGCTGGTCGTCGAGGACATGGAGACGGCGCGGCACCTGATGGGCAACTACCGGATGGTGACGCTCGACGGCGACCTCGTCGAGAAGTCCGGCGCCATGACCGGCGGGTCGGGCGGCGGCTCTCGGTACTCCTTCTCGAAGTCCGGTAAGGGGAAGTTGGAGCGCGTCGCCGAGGCGATCCACGACCTCGAAGACGAGCGCCAGCGGCTCAAATCCGAGATCGCGAGCGTCGACTCTGACCTGGAGGACGCCCGGTCGCGGGCGTCGGACGCCGCCGAGAAGGTACGCGACATCGAGTCGGACATCGAGCGCGCCGAGGAGAAGGTCGCGACGAAGGAGGCGCGCATCGACGAACTGGAGGACCGCCTCGACGAGATCCAAGCCGAGCGCGAGGCCGTCGACGAGGAGATGACGGCGCTCGACGAGGAGATTGCCGAGGCAGACGACGAGATCGAGACAGTCGAGGGCGACATCGCGGAGTTGGAGTCGGAACTGGCGGACTCGAAGATCCCCGAACTGTCGGCGAAGGCCGACGACATCCGCGCCGACATCGACGACCTCGAAGACCGGATGGACGACCTCGACGGCGACCTCAACCAACTCCAGCTAGAGAAGCAGTACGCCGACGACGCCATCGACGACCTCCACGACACCGTCGAGGAGGCGCAGGCGAAGAAGGCGGACGCCGAGGAGCAAATCGCCGAGTTCGAGGAGGCCATCGCCGGGAAGGAGGCGACCCTCGAGGAGAAGCGCGAGGCCATCGCCGACCTGGAGGACGAACTCGCGGACCTCAAGGAGGAACGCGAGGAGGTCAAGGAGGCGTACCGCGAGGCAAAGTCCGAACGCGACGACCAGGAGAACGCCGTCGAGCGCGTCGTCTCGAAACTGGAGTCGCTGCGCGAGACCGCCGAGCGCCTGGAGTGGGAGATCGACTCGCTCGAAGAGCAGGTCGGCAGCTACGACCCCGCGGAGATCCCCGACCACGACACCGTCGAGTCGGAGATCACCCGCCTGGAGTCGGAGATGGAGGCGCTCGAACCCGTCAACATGCTCGCAATCGACGAGTACGACGACGTGGCCGACGACCTGGCGGACTTACAGGAGCGGCGCGACGTGCTCGTCGAGGAGCGCGAGGCCATCGAGGAGCGCATCGACCAGTTCGAGTCGCAGAAGAAGGCGACGTTCATGGACGCCTTCGACGCGATCAACGAGCAGTTCACGGACATCTTCCAGCGGCTCTCTGCGGGGTCCGGCGAACTCGTGTTGGAAGACCCCGAGGACCCGTTCGAGGGCGGACTGACGATGAAGGCCCAACCGGCGGACAAACCCGTCCAACGGCTCGACGCGATGTCGGGCGGGGAGAAGTCGCTGACGGCGCTGGCGTTCATCTTCGCCATCCAGCGGCACAACCCCGCGCCGTTCTACGCACTCGACGAGGTGGACGCCTTCCTCGACGCGGTCAACGCCGAACGCGTCGGCGAGATGGTCCACGACCTGGCGGGCGACGCGCAGTTCGTCGTCGTCAGCCACCGCTCGGCGCTCCTCGAACGGTCGGAGCGCGCCATCGGCGTGACGATGCAGTCGGACAACGTCTCGGCGGTGACGGGGATCCAGTTGGGTGAGGACGGCGAACCGGTGCCGGAGGCGAGCGCCGATGATTGA
- a CDS encoding DUF7518 family protein encodes MGNRVDDLEKQVAELQAAVDGLTEELVESKERISQLERSTEVEEPSSPNRNPNAEFVPNESAADGANSQKVMADDENDAQKAARGADGETVDESESSEDDSDDIIVA; translated from the coding sequence ATGGGAAATCGGGTCGACGACCTGGAGAAACAGGTCGCTGAGTTGCAGGCTGCGGTCGACGGACTGACCGAGGAACTGGTCGAGTCGAAAGAGCGAATCTCGCAGTTGGAGCGGTCGACCGAGGTCGAAGAGCCCTCCTCGCCGAACCGGAATCCGAACGCTGAGTTCGTGCCGAACGAGTCGGCGGCTGACGGCGCGAACTCGCAGAAGGTCATGGCCGACGACGAGAACGACGCGCAGAAGGCGGCACGCGGCGCCGACGGGGAGACCGTCGACGAGTCGGAGTCCTCCGAGGACGACTCCGACGACATCATCGTCGCGTAA
- a CDS encoding presenilin family intramembrane aspartyl protease PSH: MNQRALRGVLLAGLIFLVVHVGAVSLAPTFEAAGYQTVEDPQNPTNSAMYLGAILVVTALMLAAFKYDFDWAVRLVIVGSSGLLSWYVFSVFLPGTAAVAASALVAVALLAYPEWYVIDSAGALMGAGAAGLFGISFGLLPAIVLLTVLAVYDAISVYGTEHMLDLAEGVLDLNIPVVLVIPLEWSYSLLEEGVADDATEGTDEAERDVFFIGLGDAVMPAVMAASAAFWSPAPAFGLPVVPAMGLPALLAIVGMFVGLAVLLRMVLKGRPHAGLPLLNGGAIGGYLLGSLVAGVPLTQALGLARYL, translated from the coding sequence ATGAACCAACGTGCGCTCCGCGGCGTCCTCCTCGCGGGGCTGATCTTCCTCGTCGTCCACGTCGGCGCGGTGTCGCTGGCACCGACGTTCGAGGCGGCCGGCTACCAGACGGTCGAGGACCCGCAGAACCCGACCAACTCCGCGATGTACCTAGGCGCCATCCTCGTGGTGACGGCGCTGATGCTCGCGGCGTTCAAGTACGACTTCGACTGGGCAGTGCGCCTCGTCATCGTCGGCTCCTCGGGCCTGCTGTCGTGGTACGTGTTCTCCGTGTTCCTCCCGGGCACGGCCGCGGTCGCGGCGTCCGCACTCGTCGCCGTCGCCCTGCTCGCGTACCCCGAGTGGTACGTCATCGACTCCGCGGGCGCGCTCATGGGCGCGGGCGCCGCCGGGCTGTTCGGCATCTCGTTCGGCCTGCTCCCGGCCATCGTCCTCCTCACCGTGCTCGCGGTGTACGACGCCATCTCGGTGTACGGCACCGAGCACATGCTCGACCTCGCAGAGGGTGTACTCGACCTGAACATCCCCGTGGTGCTCGTCATCCCGCTTGAGTGGTCGTACTCGCTCTTGGAGGAGGGCGTGGCCGACGACGCCACCGAAGGGACCGACGAGGCCGAGCGCGACGTGTTCTTCATCGGCCTCGGCGACGCCGTGATGCCCGCGGTGATGGCGGCGTCGGCGGCGTTCTGGTCGCCCGCGCCCGCGTTCGGGCTCCCGGTCGTCCCCGCGATGGGGCTCCCCGCCTTGCTCGCCATCGTCGGGATGTTCGTCGGCCTCGCGGTCCTCCTCCGGATGGTCCTGAAGGGCCGTCCCCACGCGGGGCTCCCGCTGCTCAACGGCGGGGCCATCGGCGGCTACCTCCTCGGGTCGCTCGTCGCGGGCGTCCCACTCACGCAGGCGCTCGGGCTGGCTCGGTACCTGTGA
- a CDS encoding presenilin family intramembrane aspartyl protease PSH translates to MLFLAVQLLALAAAPRLAGSGVSYGDGGDALVPLVLGLAVGTVLSLAVVRYGASRRLVRGVMLASLGAAQWFALSAFLGPVGGAVAAAVGTVLAWRVPRPAVRNAVAVVGVAGGAALFGASLDPAYAAGALVLAAAYDAYAVYGSGHMLDMADASADLQVPSMFVVPTHDGYDDESATVTGDGTPAATLLGAGDALFPAMLTASVWVQSQWAVFVPGEFIDTGLPLVGEFHVAVLGPLVGSLVGLAALQVFVHRRGGVHAGLPFVNGGALAGWLLLAVV, encoded by the coding sequence GTGTTGTTCCTCGCGGTCCAACTGCTCGCCCTCGCGGCGGCGCCGCGCCTCGCGGGGTCGGGCGTCAGCTACGGCGACGGCGGCGACGCGCTCGTTCCGCTCGTGCTCGGCCTCGCAGTCGGCACCGTCCTCTCGCTGGCGGTGGTTCGCTACGGCGCCAGCCGACGCCTCGTGCGCGGGGTCATGCTCGCGTCGCTCGGCGCCGCCCAGTGGTTCGCACTGTCGGCGTTCCTCGGTCCTGTGGGCGGTGCGGTTGCCGCGGCGGTGGGCACGGTGCTTGCCTGGCGCGTCCCCCGCCCTGCCGTCCGCAACGCGGTCGCGGTGGTCGGCGTCGCCGGCGGGGCCGCGCTGTTCGGAGCGAGTCTCGACCCCGCGTACGCGGCGGGCGCGCTCGTGCTCGCGGCGGCGTACGACGCCTACGCCGTGTACGGGTCGGGCCACATGCTCGACATGGCCGACGCGAGCGCCGACCTGCAGGTGCCGTCGATGTTCGTCGTGCCGACCCACGACGGGTACGACGACGAGTCCGCCACCGTCACCGGCGACGGAACGCCCGCAGCGACCCTGTTGGGCGCCGGCGACGCGCTCTTTCCGGCGATGTTGACGGCGAGTGTCTGGGTCCAGTCGCAGTGGGCCGTGTTCGTCCCCGGCGAGTTCATCGACACGGGACTGCCGCTCGTCGGGGAGTTCCACGTCGCCGTCCTCGGTCCGCTCGTCGGATCGCTCGTCGGTCTCGCGGCGCTCCAGGTGTTCGTCCATCGACGAGGGGGCGTCCACGCGGGCCTGCCGTTCGTCAACGGTGGCGCGCTCGCCGGGTGGCTTCTGCTGGCGGTGGTGTGA
- a CDS encoding PUA domain-containing protein, with amino-acid sequence MSGHTSLGDLRVTADYQFGAGAGDALFPSDDAVTVRRSTSGRPRQVTCDAGRIVSYGTDGRFTLGVEGGRRLRSVLPHPSYSVVVGDESEPFVRDGKNVFAKFVSDVGEDVRPRDEVVVVHENGDVLGVGRAELAAAEMRDFASGMAVKVRSGAGQE; translated from the coding sequence ATGAGCGGCCACACGAGCCTCGGCGACCTCCGCGTCACCGCCGACTACCAGTTCGGCGCCGGCGCCGGCGACGCGCTGTTCCCGAGCGACGACGCGGTGACGGTCCGCCGGTCGACGAGCGGGCGCCCTCGGCAGGTCACCTGCGACGCCGGTCGGATCGTCTCCTACGGGACCGACGGGCGGTTCACCCTGGGCGTCGAGGGCGGTCGTCGGCTCCGTTCGGTCCTCCCGCACCCGAGCTACAGCGTCGTCGTCGGCGACGAGTCCGAGCCGTTCGTTCGTGACGGGAAGAACGTGTTCGCGAAGTTCGTGAGCGACGTGGGCGAGGACGTGCGCCCCCGCGACGAGGTGGTCGTGGTCCACGAGAACGGCGACGTACTCGGCGTCGGGCGGGCGGAGTTGGCGGCCGCGGAGATGCGCGACTTCGCGTCCGGCATGGCGGTGAAAGTGAGGTCGGGCGCCGGTCAGGAGTGA
- a CDS encoding NYN domain-containing protein has protein sequence MTEIHEGQRVAVLADSQNLYHSAQSVYSRNVDYSMMLEKAVMGRELTRAIAYVIRADSPDEESFFEALRDIGFETKIKDIKTFGDGSKKADWDVGISLDAVTLADHVDTLVLCSGDADFSRLCSHLRHEGVRVEVVAFEESAAADLKAAADSFIDMSEREDTFLL, from the coding sequence ATGACCGAGATTCACGAGGGGCAGCGAGTCGCCGTGTTGGCCGACTCACAGAACCTCTATCACTCCGCACAGAGCGTGTACTCGCGCAACGTCGACTACTCGATGATGTTGGAGAAGGCCGTGATGGGCCGGGAGTTGACCCGCGCAATCGCGTACGTCATCCGCGCGGACTCGCCCGACGAGGAGTCGTTCTTCGAAGCGCTGCGCGACATCGGCTTCGAGACGAAGATCAAGGACATCAAGACGTTCGGCGACGGGTCGAAGAAGGCCGACTGGGACGTGGGCATCAGCCTCGACGCCGTGACGCTCGCGGACCACGTCGACACGCTCGTCCTGTGCAGCGGCGACGCGGACTTCTCGCGACTCTGTTCGCACCTCCGTCACGAGGGCGTCCGCGTCGAGGTCGTCGCGTTCGAGGAGTCGGCGGCGGCGGATCTGAAGGCCGCGGCGGACTCGTTCATCGACATGAGCGAGCGCGAGGACACGTTCCTGCTATGA
- a CDS encoding DUF7534 family protein — protein MIALLAHRPHTAWLSGRSLTAPIQAAVPGFSALGTVGLVFAGCATLAFAYAVIRDADARGSSVPTVWGVGSVIAWPAALWYLLVYARRRERSRAPDRGERAAVTVALAGVTAFVLAATAAPPDPVTQLVWAGALGPLLLVPGYVLVYRRGYRRLLERRARDR, from the coding sequence GTGATCGCCCTCCTCGCTCACCGCCCGCACACGGCGTGGCTCTCGGGTCGCTCTTTGACGGCTCCGATTCAGGCTGCCGTCCCCGGGTTCTCGGCCCTCGGAACGGTCGGCCTCGTGTTCGCAGGATGCGCCACGCTCGCGTTCGCGTACGCCGTGATTCGCGACGCCGACGCCCGTGGGTCGTCCGTGCCGACGGTCTGGGGAGTGGGGAGCGTCATCGCGTGGCCCGCGGCGCTGTGGTACCTGCTGGTGTACGCCCGGCGCCGAGAGCGGTCGCGAGCCCCGGACCGCGGTGAGCGGGCGGCGGTGACGGTGGCGCTCGCGGGCGTCACTGCGTTCGTGCTCGCGGCGACGGCGGCGCCGCCGGACCCGGTCACGCAACTGGTGTGGGCTGGCGCCCTCGGCCCGCTGCTACTCGTCCCGGGGTACGTGCTCGTGTACCGGCGCGGGTATCGGCGACTCCTCGAACGGCGAGCGCGCGACCGGTAG
- a CDS encoding nucleoside deaminase, translated as MATPPERLPARFADCSHEAHIGEALELARSAGERGDDPYGSVLVRAADDAVVMTERNAINTENDVRRHPELTLAHRAAREFSPSQRADLVMYTSTEPCPMCAGGIAHVGLGAVVHATSAERGAELYGNDSCLPSSEVYERLGSDVVAAGPVLPEEGDEVHRRFGQIVAD; from the coding sequence ATGGCAACGCCGCCCGAGCGACTGCCGGCCCGGTTCGCCGACTGCTCCCACGAGGCGCACATCGGCGAGGCGCTGGAACTGGCACGCAGCGCCGGCGAGCGCGGCGACGACCCGTACGGGTCCGTCCTCGTCCGCGCCGCCGACGACGCCGTCGTGATGACCGAGCGCAACGCGATCAACACCGAGAACGACGTCCGTCGCCACCCCGAACTGACGCTCGCTCACCGTGCCGCCCGAGAGTTCTCGCCGAGCCAACGCGCCGACCTCGTCATGTACACCAGCACCGAGCCGTGTCCGATGTGCGCCGGCGGAATCGCCCACGTCGGTCTCGGTGCGGTCGTCCACGCCACCTCCGCCGAGCGCGGCGCCGAGTTGTACGGCAACGACTCCTGCCTCCCCTCGAGTGAGGTGTACGAACGACTCGGCAGTGACGTGGTCGCCGCTGGTCCGGTGCTCCCCGAGGAAGGCGACGAGGTACACAGACGCTTCGGCCAAATCGTCGCCGACTGA
- a CDS encoding PhzF family phenazine biosynthesis protein yields MTDDTDAGSVDRRDAALVDAFTTEPTAGNVAGVVPDAAGLDDDQLLSIAREFGASETAFVSPSTEADRRIRYFSPTTEVDLCGHATIAAHARLFETGAIEAGTHSLETNVGVMEVEVTEEGRVWMTQNAPTVYEVEVDYDRLGDVLGVTPEAFRDVGAELPVAYATSGLPFVVVPVNFLEHLGDMAPDFDAVEAFADEHDAAGVYAFTFDALGPESTVHGRCFVPGAGIDEDPVTGTASGACGAYLDHFAAFSGGDASDAPGSPAGAGGETDTPDEMVFEQGHYVDRPGTVRVRATGGAPAVGGDAVTALEGTVRVPDSAEDEIIEV; encoded by the coding sequence ATGACCGACGACACCGACGCGGGGAGCGTCGACCGCCGCGACGCGGCGCTGGTCGACGCGTTCACGACCGAACCGACCGCCGGGAACGTCGCGGGCGTCGTCCCCGACGCCGCGGGGTTGGACGACGACCAGCTGCTGTCGATCGCTCGCGAGTTCGGCGCCAGTGAGACGGCGTTCGTCTCTCCGTCGACGGAGGCCGACCGCCGGATCCGCTACTTCTCGCCGACCACCGAGGTCGACCTGTGCGGCCACGCGACGATCGCAGCCCACGCGCGACTGTTCGAGACGGGCGCCATCGAGGCGGGGACGCACTCGCTGGAGACGAACGTCGGCGTCATGGAGGTCGAGGTGACCGAGGAGGGACGCGTCTGGATGACGCAGAACGCCCCGACCGTCTACGAGGTCGAAGTCGACTACGACCGCCTCGGCGACGTGCTGGGCGTCACGCCTGAGGCGTTCCGCGACGTGGGCGCCGAACTCCCGGTCGCGTACGCCACCTCGGGCCTGCCGTTCGTCGTCGTCCCCGTGAACTTCCTCGAACACCTCGGCGACATGGCGCCCGACTTCGACGCGGTCGAGGCGTTCGCCGACGAGCACGACGCCGCCGGCGTGTACGCGTTCACCTTCGACGCGCTCGGCCCGGAGTCGACCGTGCACGGGCGCTGTTTTGTCCCCGGCGCCGGCATCGACGAGGACCCCGTCACCGGCACCGCCAGCGGCGCCTGCGGAGCGTACCTCGACCACTTCGCGGCGTTCAGCGGCGGCGACGCGAGCGACGCACCCGGCTCACCGGCGGGCGCGGGAGGCGAGACGGACACCCCCGACGAGATGGTGTTCGAGCAGGGTCACTACGTCGACCGACCCGGAACCGTCCGCGTCCGCGCGACCGGCGGCGCGCCCGCGGTCGGCGGCGACGCCGTGACCGCGCTGGAGGGGACCGTTCGCGTCCCCGACTCCGCCGAGGACGAGATCATCGAAGTCTGA